A genomic segment from Nocardiopsis sp. Huas11 encodes:
- a CDS encoding winged helix-turn-helix domain-containing protein: protein MTTNTTARRSAEHTRQTILTALAATRAPLTVTELADAAGLGKSTLAKHLLALEKDGLARRTPGCRDGRRRLPDSWASAVTTTDEDEAPATVPDPDTAPDGSAGTPEETTGTDLGQTTSGTVTADPGSEDCNSGEAVNTAPGKADTAASLSAVTAPSAGPAQPALVTQVRAQRVGEQKTGLNPISGSARLAPGELKLMVKAILDADPGEEFTATAISHILQGRSIGAIQNNLARLSKEERAVQTSDKPRRYQSVRAVN, encoded by the coding sequence ATGACCACGAACACCACCGCGCGCCGCTCGGCCGAGCACACCCGCCAGACCATCCTCACCGCCCTGGCCGCAACCCGCGCACCCCTCACCGTGACCGAGCTCGCCGACGCCGCAGGGCTGGGCAAGTCCACCCTGGCCAAGCACCTGCTCGCCCTGGAGAAGGACGGTCTCGCACGGCGCACCCCGGGCTGCCGCGACGGGCGGCGCCGCCTGCCCGACTCCTGGGCCTCCGCCGTCACCACTACCGACGAGGACGAGGCCCCGGCGACCGTGCCCGACCCCGACACGGCACCGGATGGTTCCGCCGGTACCCCTGAGGAAACCACCGGCACGGACCTGGGCCAGACCACGTCGGGCACCGTCACGGCCGACCCCGGCTCCGAGGACTGCAACAGCGGGGAAGCCGTGAACACTGCCCCCGGCAAGGCCGACACCGCCGCCTCACTCTCGGCCGTGACCGCCCCGAGCGCTGGGCCCGCACAGCCCGCCCTCGTCACGCAGGTGCGTGCCCAGCGGGTCGGGGAGCAGAAGACGGGCCTCAACCCGATCAGCGGGTCGGCACGGCTTGCACCGGGGGAACTGAAGCTCATGGTCAAGGCGATCCTCGACGCCGACCCGGGCGAGGAGTTCACCGCGACCGCGATCAGCCACATCCTCCAGGGCCGCTCCATCGGCGCAATCCAGAACAACCTCGCCCGCCTGTCCAAGGAGGAGCGGGCGGTGCAGACCAGCGACAAGCCCCGTCGCTACCAGTCCGTGCGGGCCGTGAACTAG
- a CDS encoding TRM11 family methyltransferase, which translates to MSSDHHMGGFGHDHSEDAHMPRGAGWSVWMTGQQQARAQRGNRYSRLSVEHPAKMLPEIARHAITTYTRPGDVVLDPMCGIGTTLVEAVHLGREAVGIELEPKWASIARLNLDTAAVQGALGHGQVHTGEGAEVVTRLATSALAGRVSLVLTSPPYGSMTHGQVRSRRDGARAVEKHAHTYSRDRDRRTSNLAYQKPEVLAGSFTRIMAACRGLLAPGGVVVVTTRPYRTQGRLVDFPGQVAEAGRRAGLVQVDRCAALLCAVREGEVVSRTSFFQMVETRRLRKEDKPVHVIQHEDALVFTNPGPSQDSANTEGEAA; encoded by the coding sequence ATGAGCAGTGACCACCACATGGGCGGGTTCGGCCACGACCACTCCGAAGATGCGCACATGCCTCGGGGCGCGGGCTGGTCGGTGTGGATGACCGGCCAGCAGCAGGCCCGCGCCCAGCGAGGTAACCGCTACAGCCGTCTGTCGGTGGAGCATCCCGCGAAGATGCTGCCCGAGATCGCCCGGCACGCCATCACCACCTACACCCGCCCGGGTGACGTGGTGCTGGATCCGATGTGCGGGATCGGCACCACCCTGGTCGAGGCCGTCCACCTGGGCCGGGAGGCGGTCGGGATCGAGCTGGAACCCAAGTGGGCGTCCATCGCCCGATTGAACCTCGACACCGCCGCGGTCCAGGGAGCGCTTGGGCACGGGCAGGTGCACACCGGGGAAGGTGCCGAGGTCGTCACCCGGTTGGCCACCTCGGCCTTGGCGGGGCGGGTGTCGCTGGTGTTGACCTCGCCGCCCTACGGATCCATGACCCACGGCCAGGTCCGCTCCCGCCGAGACGGGGCCCGGGCGGTGGAGAAGCACGCCCACACCTACTCACGCGACCGCGACCGGCGCACGTCCAATCTCGCCTACCAGAAGCCCGAGGTGCTGGCGGGTTCGTTCACCCGGATCATGGCCGCCTGCCGAGGACTGCTCGCCCCGGGCGGGGTGGTCGTGGTGACCACCCGCCCCTACCGGACCCAGGGCCGACTCGTGGACTTCCCCGGGCAGGTGGCCGAGGCGGGCCGGCGGGCCGGTTTGGTGCAGGTCGACCGGTGCGCCGCGCTGCTGTGCGCGGTGCGCGAGGGGGAGGTGGTCTCGCGCACCTCGTTCTTCCAGATGGTCGAGACCCGACGGTTGCGCAAGGAGGACAAGCCGGTGCACGTGATCCAGCATGAGGACGCGCTGGTGTTCACCAACCCCGGTCCATCCCAGGACAGCGCGAACACGGAAGGGGAAGCGGCATGA
- a CDS encoding SIR2 family protein, whose product MVKPISPMATLAMAMQAQPGVYAVLLGSGVSTGAGVPTGWGVVKELVRRLAAATDPSDSASAQTAAEDPERWWDEHGDGDLGYARLLEHLAPTAAARQGLLADFFEPSEEERADGLKTPSKAHQAVAELVKRGTVRVIVTTNFDRLMEQALDAVGVSSQVISRPEAVNGMMPLTHAQATVIKLHGDYKDLGSRNTPAELKTYPPEWTNLLLQVFDDYGLLVSGWSADWDTALVEALENTPSRRYPLWWDSRSSNGDTAQRLLHSRSGQVIPAAGADELFTELLSSVEALDRLAEPPLSTAMAVSRLKRYLPDPLRRIDLHDLVMDSVDTLTDAIADKPTSLPSVDATTIQRTYEDHLQATAPLLHLLIPGTWHDPDGIHDQLWIDAFQRLVDAGTRPLRQVDVFLDQARLYPAVLTFTTFGVVAAHRGRERLFLRLATEVEGRNRSGTGDPMPTAQLLHPNRVLEDEWINAMPRWNTKQWFYPASHLLKTDLRRFFDDYISLKSDFVEAFHGHEYRLGLIQEKQQDSSSAWRALSGEYVHRRNWSWNEPDMPLAEIVFRRQQTRRPDWPWTDFLGGAEQFNQTLEQHREILRGLRRLF is encoded by the coding sequence ATGGTCAAACCGATCTCGCCCATGGCAACGCTGGCGATGGCGATGCAGGCCCAGCCAGGTGTGTACGCGGTACTGCTGGGTTCTGGAGTGTCAACGGGTGCCGGGGTACCCACAGGCTGGGGCGTCGTCAAGGAACTCGTCCGACGTCTGGCAGCCGCCACCGATCCGTCCGACAGCGCATCAGCGCAGACTGCGGCAGAGGATCCTGAACGCTGGTGGGACGAGCACGGTGACGGCGACCTCGGATACGCCCGCCTGTTGGAACACCTGGCACCCACGGCTGCGGCCCGGCAGGGGCTGCTGGCCGACTTCTTCGAACCGTCCGAGGAAGAGCGAGCAGATGGCTTGAAAACGCCGAGCAAGGCCCACCAGGCGGTCGCCGAACTCGTCAAGCGCGGCACCGTACGGGTGATCGTGACGACGAACTTCGACCGGCTCATGGAGCAGGCACTTGATGCTGTCGGAGTCTCGTCGCAAGTCATCAGTCGGCCCGAGGCCGTCAACGGGATGATGCCTCTCACGCACGCGCAAGCGACCGTCATCAAGCTGCACGGCGACTACAAGGATCTCGGCAGCCGCAACACCCCTGCGGAGCTGAAGACGTATCCGCCTGAGTGGACCAACCTGCTTCTGCAGGTGTTCGACGACTACGGACTCCTCGTGTCGGGGTGGTCCGCGGATTGGGACACCGCTCTCGTCGAGGCGTTGGAGAACACACCAAGCCGCCGCTACCCGCTGTGGTGGGACAGCCGCAGCAGCAACGGCGATACCGCCCAGCGACTGCTGCACTCTCGTTCAGGTCAAGTGATCCCCGCCGCTGGTGCCGACGAGTTGTTCACTGAGCTTCTCTCCAGCGTTGAGGCACTCGACCGCCTCGCTGAGCCACCCTTGTCGACAGCCATGGCCGTGAGCCGACTCAAGCGATACCTACCTGACCCGTTGCGACGTATCGACCTTCACGACCTAGTAATGGATTCCGTCGACACTCTCACCGATGCCATCGCAGACAAACCAACCTCCCTACCCTCGGTCGACGCCACCACGATTCAGCGGACGTACGAAGACCACCTGCAGGCGACTGCTCCTCTGCTGCATCTCCTCATTCCCGGCACCTGGCACGACCCTGACGGAATTCACGATCAACTCTGGATTGACGCGTTCCAGAGGCTCGTCGATGCCGGCACCCGCCCCCTCAGGCAGGTGGACGTGTTCCTGGACCAGGCCCGGCTGTATCCGGCAGTATTGACATTTACCACATTCGGTGTGGTAGCCGCTCACCGGGGCCGAGAAAGGCTCTTTCTCCGCCTAGCAACCGAAGTCGAAGGCCGCAACCGGTCGGGGACTGGTGATCCCATGCCGACTGCGCAACTACTGCACCCCAACCGGGTCTTGGAGGACGAGTGGATCAACGCGATGCCTCGATGGAATACGAAACAGTGGTTCTATCCAGCGAGCCATCTTCTGAAGACTGACCTCCGGAGATTCTTCGACGACTACATATCGTTGAAGAGCGACTTCGTCGAAGCTTTCCACGGACACGAGTACCGGCTCGGACTCATCCAGGAAAAACAGCAGGACTCCTCAAGCGCATGGCGTGCCCTCAGTGGTGAATACGTGCACCGGCGAAACTGGTCCTGGAATGAACCTGATATGCCGCTGGCCGAGATCGTGTTCCGTAGGCAGCAGACACGACGCCCCGACTGGCCCTGGACCGATTTTCTCGGAGGCGCTGAACAGTTCAACCAAACCCTGGAACAACACCGCGAGATCCTTCGTGGTCTCCGCCGCCTATTCTAG
- a CDS encoding helix-turn-helix domain-containing protein, whose amino-acid sequence MAVDSPVTLAEVGSLPVVLDPVAAGRMLGLGRTTTYRLLRQGAFPVPAHRAGRSWVIPTAGMLAHLGLPAVTGCQGCGARENTETKVRS is encoded by the coding sequence ATGGCAGTAGATTCTCCGGTCACTCTGGCCGAGGTCGGCTCGTTGCCAGTGGTGCTGGACCCGGTGGCGGCCGGGCGGATGCTCGGCCTGGGCCGCACCACCACCTACCGGCTCCTGCGCCAAGGGGCCTTCCCGGTCCCGGCTCACCGGGCCGGAAGATCATGGGTCATCCCCACCGCCGGGATGCTGGCCCACCTCGGCCTGCCCGCGGTCACGGGGTGCCAGGGGTGCGGGGCGCGCGAGAACACCGAGACGAAGGTGAGGTCGTAG
- a CDS encoding site-specific integrase has product MATREGSTYKRCMCRNSETGRAYGACCPKLKRKDGSYNPGHGHWAFQYELPRTTDGKRRQARRMGMASQEEAAKDLAQVKALLEVADGDAEVEVQVADLIQWALKDRQPLPDLEEVRKRVGAGVDARTQTPTVAVWLAAWLKGKPDLAEGTRASYMGHIRKYLIPHLGKRRVDRLQSRHIEAMFDRIEEANVHILECRESDDTKVKASVRGQRVISLATKHRIRATLRSALTDAVRNPEVAVTVNVASHARLPSCPRKKPLAWTPDRVRQWEKDGTVPGEVMVWTPAQTRAFLEHARKYRWLYPLFHLIAAKGLRRGEAVGLPWSNTRLTDGQVDIRVQVVQLAWETVTSTPKSTAGQRTITLDTDTVRVLRAWKRFQNEERLKAGEEWVDSGLVFTRQDGSGWHPAQVSDWFLRISRAAGLPPITLHGLRHGAASLSLAAGTDVKVVSAELGHATTHFTQDTYQTVFPDVAKAAAEATAALLRGGPAVVRTPVP; this is encoded by the coding sequence ATGGCTACGCGCGAGGGGTCGACCTACAAGCGGTGCATGTGCCGCAATTCCGAAACGGGTAGGGCGTATGGAGCATGCTGCCCGAAGCTCAAGCGCAAGGACGGGTCCTACAATCCCGGCCACGGGCACTGGGCCTTCCAGTACGAGCTACCGCGCACCACCGATGGCAAACGGCGCCAGGCACGCCGCATGGGAATGGCCTCGCAGGAGGAGGCGGCCAAGGACCTGGCCCAGGTCAAGGCGCTGCTGGAGGTCGCCGACGGTGACGCGGAGGTCGAGGTCCAGGTCGCGGACTTGATCCAGTGGGCACTGAAGGACCGTCAGCCCCTGCCCGATCTGGAGGAGGTCCGCAAGCGCGTCGGGGCGGGGGTGGACGCGCGCACCCAGACGCCCACGGTCGCCGTGTGGCTCGCCGCGTGGTTGAAGGGCAAGCCCGATCTCGCGGAGGGGACCCGGGCCTCCTACATGGGACACATCCGCAAATACCTGATCCCGCACCTGGGCAAGCGTCGCGTGGACCGGCTGCAGTCACGCCACATCGAGGCGATGTTCGACCGCATCGAGGAGGCCAACGTCCACATCCTGGAGTGCCGCGAGTCCGACGACACCAAGGTGAAGGCGTCGGTGCGCGGGCAGCGGGTGATCTCGCTGGCCACCAAGCACCGGATCCGCGCCACGTTGCGCAGCGCGTTGACGGACGCGGTGCGCAACCCGGAGGTCGCGGTGACGGTCAACGTCGCCTCCCACGCCAGGTTGCCGTCGTGTCCGAGGAAGAAGCCTTTGGCCTGGACCCCGGACCGGGTGCGCCAGTGGGAGAAGGACGGCACCGTGCCGGGCGAGGTCATGGTCTGGACGCCCGCCCAGACCCGCGCCTTCCTGGAACACGCGAGGAAGTACCGGTGGCTGTATCCGCTGTTCCACCTGATCGCCGCCAAGGGACTCCGACGTGGGGAAGCGGTGGGGTTGCCGTGGTCGAACACGAGGCTTACGGACGGGCAGGTCGACATCCGTGTCCAGGTGGTCCAGCTCGCCTGGGAGACGGTGACCTCGACGCCGAAGAGCACGGCGGGCCAGCGCACCATCACCCTGGATACCGACACGGTGAGGGTGTTGCGGGCCTGGAAGCGGTTTCAGAACGAGGAGCGCCTCAAGGCGGGAGAGGAGTGGGTGGACAGCGGGCTGGTGTTCACCCGCCAGGACGGGTCGGGGTGGCATCCGGCGCAGGTCAGTGACTGGTTTCTGCGCATCTCCCGGGCGGCTGGCCTGCCGCCGATCACGTTGCACGGGCTGCGTCACGGAGCTGCATCCCTCAGCCTGGCGGCGGGGACGGACGTGAAGGTGGTCTCGGCCGAGCTCGGTCACGCCACGACCCACTTCACTCAGGACACCTACCAGACCGTCTTCCCGGACGTCGCGAAAGCAGCGGCCGAGGCCACGGCGGCGCTCCTGCGGGGCGGGCCCGCTGTGGTGCGGACGCCGGTGCCGTAG
- a CDS encoding DUF4238 domain-containing protein, translated as MNEPEGTDAKTSTNDHIVPRMYLRRFAIVERSGGPQVCAASIKTPEKHFKVNTRNIGAEKSFYWGSGPDGVPTHDMEAFLTGIEGEATTAFRRILDKGKLPTDNAFPDRWPPTTETRSAIAWWIAAQLIRTAPQRERLWRLHGDNPLEPPRSLRRADLHHAYIVQAVAPLAALIYARPWGFGFTNLCLLTSDTPVQVLNARTDDDPLATAAYWDIYVPLDPHRFLYLPGQMHASQRRLMSDHRISLPGGLAIPLNHEIIQTAHRHIIWHPQHDPRSRINLEEAQEIRRSHRDHEGTGMVLYYTALDDGFGIERRWLDTHSWEADQPTETTEDTNSSKTEAELTAVVEQMSTQLENARTDFDKRQGPSR; from the coding sequence ATGAACGAGCCTGAGGGCACTGACGCGAAGACCAGCACCAACGACCACATCGTGCCCAGGATGTACCTGCGACGGTTCGCCATCGTCGAACGTTCCGGCGGCCCGCAAGTGTGTGCGGCCAGCATCAAGACGCCGGAAAAGCACTTCAAGGTCAATACACGGAACATCGGGGCAGAGAAGTCGTTCTACTGGGGCTCCGGTCCGGACGGCGTTCCCACACACGACATGGAAGCGTTCCTCACTGGCATCGAAGGGGAGGCAACGACCGCGTTCAGACGCATCCTCGACAAGGGCAAACTCCCGACCGACAATGCCTTCCCCGATCGTTGGCCCCCGACAACAGAGACACGAAGCGCCATCGCATGGTGGATCGCCGCCCAGCTCATTCGGACCGCACCACAACGCGAACGCCTCTGGCGCCTTCACGGCGACAACCCACTCGAGCCACCCCGGTCGCTACGCCGAGCAGACCTCCACCACGCCTACATCGTCCAAGCGGTCGCACCACTGGCCGCCCTCATCTACGCCCGACCGTGGGGTTTCGGCTTCACCAACCTGTGCCTCCTCACCTCCGACACACCGGTACAGGTCCTCAACGCCCGCACCGATGACGACCCGCTCGCCACCGCAGCGTATTGGGACATCTATGTGCCCCTAGACCCACACCGGTTCCTGTACCTGCCCGGTCAGATGCACGCTAGCCAACGGCGCCTGATGAGCGACCACCGCATCAGCCTCCCCGGCGGCCTCGCAATCCCCCTGAACCACGAAATCATCCAGACCGCCCACCGACACATCATCTGGCATCCACAACACGACCCACGGTCACGAATCAACCTGGAGGAAGCACAAGAAATCAGACGTTCCCATCGTGACCACGAGGGCACCGGGATGGTCCTGTACTATACGGCGCTCGACGACGGCTTCGGTATCGAACGACGCTGGCTCGACACCCACTCGTGGGAAGCTGATCAGCCCACCGAAACGACCGAAGACACCAACAGCTCAAAGACCGAAGCAGAGCTCACCGCTGTGGTCGAACAGATGTCAACCCAACTCGAAAATGCGAGGACCGATTTCGATAAGCGACAAGGGCCGTCGCGGTGA